One window from the genome of Eucalyptus grandis isolate ANBG69807.140 chromosome 7, ASM1654582v1, whole genome shotgun sequence encodes:
- the LOC104454830 gene encoding uncharacterized protein LOC104454830 isoform X2, producing the protein MQSTRDTKTELFTFSQIAESDFVPMQSTRDTKTELSSSSYAAEDQKEHKPFFGMDWLHTKAGYVTTKGSLQRIPKKEENATMSSEEEKLVAMQKHRAESDFVPMQSTRDAKTEPFTSSHAAEDQKGSFYEDQKEHKPFFGMDWLHTKAGYVTTKGSLQRIPKKEENATMSSEKEKLVAMQKHRAESDFVPMQSTRDAKTELFTSSHAAEDQKGSFYEDQKELKPFYERLHTEPGYVTSKGSLLSLLKEEENATVSSEAEKLVAMQKQRAESDFEPTQSTRDTETELFPCSHAAENQQELKPLFGIDLLHTKAGYVTNDRSLLSDLKEEENATVSSEAEKLVAMQKQRAESDFVPMQSTQDTETELFPWIMKRALILMLLWEKFILIHHTQSGKLVHITQNWKLVHIAQNQNLKTLMRR; encoded by the exons ATGCAAAGCACTCGAGATACAAAGACTGAACTATTTACCTTCTCTCAAATTGCTGAAAGTGATTTTGTGCCGATGCAAAGCACTCGAGATACAAAGACTGAACTATCTTCCTCTTCTTATGCTGCTGAAGACCAGAAAG AGCACAAGCCGTTCTTTGGGATGGATTGGCTTCACACTAAGGCAGGCTATGTCACGACCAAAGGATCACTGCAGAGaattccaaaaaaagaagaaaatgcgaCAATGTCAAGTGAAGAGGAAAAACTAGTAGCCATGCAAAAGCATAGAGCAGAAAGTGATTTTGTGCCAATGCAAAGCACTCGAGATGCAAAGACTGAACCGTTTACCTCTTCACATGCTGCTGAAGATCAGAAAGGCAGCTTTTATGAAGATCAGAAAG AGCACAAGCCGTTCTTTGGGATGGATTGGCTTCACACTAAGGCAGGCTATGTCACGACCAAAGGATCACTGCAGAGaattccaaaaaaagaagaaaatgcgaCAATGtcaagtgaaaaagaaaaactagtaGCCATGCAAAAGCATAGAGCAGAAAGTGATTTTGTGCCAATGCAAAGCACTCGAGATGCAAAGACTGAACTGTTTACCTCTTCACATGCTGCTGAAGATCAGAAAGGCAGCTTTTATGAAGATCAGAAAG AACTCAAGCCGTTCTACGAACGGCTTCACACAGAGCCAGGATATGTCACAAGCAAAGGATCATTGCTGAGTCttctgaaagaagaagaaaatgcaacaGTGTCAAGTGAAGCAGAAAAACTAGTAGCCATGCAGAAGCAAAGAGCAGAAAGTGATTTTGAGCCAACGCAAAGCACTCGAGATACAGAGACTGAACTATTTCCCTGTTCTCATGCTGCTGAAAATCAGCAAG AACTCAAGCCGTTGTTTGGGATTGATTTGCTTCACACAAAGGCAGGCTATGTCACGAACGATAGATCTCTGCTGAGTGatctgaaagaagaagaaaatgcgaCCGTGTCAAGTGAAGCGGAAAAACTAGTAGCCATGCAAAAGCAAAGAGCAGAAAGTGATTTTGTGCCAATGCAAAGCACTCAAGATACAGAGACTGAACTGTTTCCCTGGATAATGAAAAGGGCGCTGATCCTCATGCTACTTTGGGAAAAGTTCATTCTTATTCATCACACTCAGAGTGGGAAGTTGGTTCACATTACTCAGAATTGGAAGTTGGTTCACATTGCTCAGAATCAGAATCTGAAGACACTGAtgagaagatga
- the LOC104454830 gene encoding uncharacterized protein LOC104454830 isoform X1, producing MQSTRDTKTELFTFSQIAESDFVPMQSTRDTKTELSSSSYAAEDQKEHKPFFRMDWLHTKAGYVTTKGSLQRIPKKEENATMSSEEEKLVAMLKHRAESDFVPMQSTRDAKNEPFTSSHAAEDQKGSFYEDKKEHKPFFGMDWLHTKAGYVTTKGSLQRIPKKEENATMSSEEEKLVAMQKHRAESDFVPMQSTRDAKTEPFTSSHAAEDQKGSFYEDQKEHKPFFGMDWLHTKAGYVTTKGSLQRIPKKEENATMSSEKEKLVAMQKHRAESDFVPMQSTRDAKTELFTSSHAAEDQKGSFYEDQKELKPFYERLHTEPGYVTSKGSLLSLLKEEENATVSSEAEKLVAMQKQRAESDFEPTQSTRDTETELFPCSHAAENQQELKPLFGIDLLHTKAGYVTNDRSLLSDLKEEENATVSSEAEKLVAMQKQRAESDFVPMQSTQDTETELFPWIMKRALILMLLWEKFILIHHTQSGKLVHITQNWKLVHIAQNQNLKTLMRR from the exons ATGCAAAGCACTCGAGATACAAAGACTGAACTATTTACCTTCTCTCAAATTGCTGAAAGTGATTTTGTGCCGATGCAAAGCACTCGAGATACAAAGACTGAACTATCTTCCTCTTCTTATGCTGCTGAAGACCAGAAAG AGCACAAGCCGTTCTTTAGGATGGATTGGCTTCACACTAAGGCAGGCTATGTCACGACCAAAGGATCACTGCAGAGAAttccgaaaaaagaagaaaatgcgaCGATGTCAAGTGAAGAGGAAAAACTAGTAGCCATGCTAAAGCATAGAGCAGAAAGTGATTTTGTGCCAATGCAAAGCACTCGAGATGCAAAGAATGAACCATTTACCTCTTCACATGCTGCTGAAGATCAGAAAGGCAGCTTTTATGAAGATAAGAAAG AGCACAAGCCGTTCTTTGGGATGGATTGGCTTCACACTAAGGCAGGCTATGTCACGACCAAAGGATCACTGCAGAGaattccaaaaaaagaagaaaatgcgaCAATGTCAAGTGAAGAGGAAAAACTAGTAGCCATGCAAAAGCATAGAGCAGAAAGTGATTTTGTGCCAATGCAAAGCACTCGAGATGCAAAGACTGAACCGTTTACCTCTTCACATGCTGCTGAAGATCAGAAAGGCAGCTTTTATGAAGATCAGAAAG AGCACAAGCCGTTCTTTGGGATGGATTGGCTTCACACTAAGGCAGGCTATGTCACGACCAAAGGATCACTGCAGAGaattccaaaaaaagaagaaaatgcgaCAATGtcaagtgaaaaagaaaaactagtaGCCATGCAAAAGCATAGAGCAGAAAGTGATTTTGTGCCAATGCAAAGCACTCGAGATGCAAAGACTGAACTGTTTACCTCTTCACATGCTGCTGAAGATCAGAAAGGCAGCTTTTATGAAGATCAGAAAG AACTCAAGCCGTTCTACGAACGGCTTCACACAGAGCCAGGATATGTCACAAGCAAAGGATCATTGCTGAGTCttctgaaagaagaagaaaatgcaacaGTGTCAAGTGAAGCAGAAAAACTAGTAGCCATGCAGAAGCAAAGAGCAGAAAGTGATTTTGAGCCAACGCAAAGCACTCGAGATACAGAGACTGAACTATTTCCCTGTTCTCATGCTGCTGAAAATCAGCAAG AACTCAAGCCGTTGTTTGGGATTGATTTGCTTCACACAAAGGCAGGCTATGTCACGAACGATAGATCTCTGCTGAGTGatctgaaagaagaagaaaatgcgaCCGTGTCAAGTGAAGCGGAAAAACTAGTAGCCATGCAAAAGCAAAGAGCAGAAAGTGATTTTGTGCCAATGCAAAGCACTCAAGATACAGAGACTGAACTGTTTCCCTGGATAATGAAAAGGGCGCTGATCCTCATGCTACTTTGGGAAAAGTTCATTCTTATTCATCACACTCAGAGTGGGAAGTTGGTTCACATTACTCAGAATTGGAAGTTGGTTCACATTGCTCAGAATCAGAATCTGAAGACACTGAtgagaagatga